In Cheilinus undulatus linkage group 14, ASM1832078v1, whole genome shotgun sequence, a genomic segment contains:
- the tbx18 gene encoding T-box transcription factor TBX18, with product MAEKRRSPCALSVKAHAFSVEALIGAEKRRRTTGEEAVSPGYEDGTDVSDLTGSPGPRADRACTSDRGSEAECASDGSPESEDALLESPQPAAPCTAPVNGEETRVDLQGSDLWKRFHEIGTEMIITKAGRRMFPAMRVKITGLDPHQQYYIAMDIIPVDNKRYRYVYHSSKWMVAGNADSPVPPRVYIHPDSPASGETWMRQVVSFDKLKLTNNELDDQGHIILHSMHKYQPRVHVIRKECGEELSPVRAVPAGEGTSTFSFPETVFTTVTAYQNQQITRLKIDRNPFAKGFRDSGRNRMGLEALVESYAFWRPSLRTLTFEDIPGMAKQGVPGAHGASPHILSTSPCSSPFQVCPLSPPDYTCSRPTHPLHRYSNGPEPFPPPRGPSAYDSEGFCSLPLPATQLSYLTNPTPQGYAGLRLHTPPYSLYGYTFPPSPRLAASPDKMAAAATANHPSPFLGSSPSGTLTDSLGVLSGGQQGFLFDSRTLGLAGSQAGGGTSQVTAHMS from the exons ATGGCAGAGAAGCGGAGGTCCCCGTGCGCGCTGAGCGTCAAGGCGCACGCGTTCTCTGTGGAGGCGCTGATCGGAGCGGAGAAGAGACGGAGGACGACCGGAGAGGAGGCCGTGTCTCCTGGGTATGAGGACGGGACTGATGTGTCCGATCTCACCGGGAGTCCGGGGCCGCGAGCGGACAGAGCCTGCACGAGCGACCGGGGGAGCGAAGCTGAGTGCGCGAGTGACGGATCCC CAGAGAGCGAGGACGCGCTCCTGGAGAGCCCGCAGCCTGCAGCTCCGTGCACGGCGCCGGTTAACGGAGAGGAGACCCGGGTGGACCTGCAGGGATCAGACCTGTGGAAACGGTTTCACGAGATCGGCACGGAAATGATCATCACCAAAGCAGGACG GCGGATGTTCCCCGCTATGCGCGTCAAGATCACGGGCTTGGACCCACATCAGCAGTATTACATCGCTATGGATATAATCCCTGTGGATAACAAACGATACAG GTATGTGTACCACAGCTCTAAGTGGATGGTAGCCGGGAACGCAGACTCCCCTGTACCTCCCAGAGTTTACATCCACCCGGACTCTCCGGCCTCAGGGGAAACTTGGATGCGTCAGGTGGTCAGCTTTGACAAACTCAAACTGACCAACAACGAACTGGACGACCAGGGACAT ATTATTCTGCACTCCATGCACAAGTACCAGCCGAGGGTCCACGTGATCCGCAAGGAGTGTGGAGAGGAGTTATCCCCGGTTAGAGCCGTCCCTGCTGGGGAGGGAACAAGCACCTTCTCCTTCCCTGAAACTGTGTTCACCACCGTCACAGCCTATCAGAATCAACAG ATTACAAGGCTGAAAATCGACAGAAACCCATTTGCCAAAGGCTTCAGAGACTCTGGAAGAAACCG GATGGGGCTGGAGGCTTTGGTTGAGTCGTATGCATTCTGGCGTCCATCTCTGCGGACACTCACGTTTGAAGACATCCCAGGCATGGCAAAGCAAG GAGTCCCAGGAGCTCATGGAGCATCCCCTCACATTCTCTCCACGTCCCCGTGCTCCTCACCTTTCCAGGTCTGCCCTCTCAGCCCACCTGACTACACCTGCAGCCGACCCACACACCCCCTCCATCGCTACAGCAACGGTCCAGAGCCGTTCCCCCCTCCCAGGGGTCCGTCTGCGTACGATAGCGAAGGATTCTGCTCCCTGCCTCTCCCTGCTACTCAACTCAGCTATCTCACCAACCCGACCCCGCAGGGTTATGCCGGTCTACGCCTCCACACACCACCTTACAGTCTGTACGGTTACACATTCCCTCCGTCACCTCGCCTCGCTGCCAGTCCCGATAAaatggctgctgctgccacTGCCAATCATCCGAGTCCCTTCCTTGGCTCGTCTCCCAGTGGGACTCTAACAGACAGTCTGGGCGTGCTCAGTGGAGGACAGCAGGGCTTCTTGTTTGACTCTCGGACTTTAGGGTTGGCAGGTAGCCAAGCGGGAGGTGGGACCTCGCAGGTCACTGCCCACATGAGCTGA